A single window of Microbacterium croceum DNA harbors:
- a CDS encoding ABC transporter permease, whose product MKYVLQKLGLFVLTLWAAITLNFFLPRLMPGSPADAAIAKLSQNGPVSDATRAAIEAQLGVPTGSIWDQYIAYLGQVARLDFGVSYTFYPQSVASMVSTALPYTIGLVGIVTILAFVIGTLIGVAAAWRRGTWLDSLPTLTGSFLSTFPYFWTALLLLFFLGYVLHWFPTTGAYAATTTPGFTWAFISDLAMHAVLPALTILLTSLGGWIIGMRNAMINTLGQDYVTFAEANGLRGRTIALRYAARNAILPNLTGFGLTLGGVVGGSILVEQVFGYPGIGYLLFNAVIGQDYPLMQALFLMITVSVLIANFLVDILYGVLDPRTRR is encoded by the coding sequence ATGAAGTACGTCCTTCAGAAGCTCGGTCTGTTCGTGCTCACCCTGTGGGCCGCGATCACGCTCAACTTCTTCCTCCCGCGGCTCATGCCCGGATCTCCCGCGGATGCCGCGATCGCGAAGCTCTCGCAGAACGGTCCGGTCTCCGACGCCACCCGCGCGGCCATCGAGGCCCAGCTCGGCGTTCCGACCGGCTCCATCTGGGATCAGTACATCGCCTACCTCGGGCAGGTCGCCCGGCTGGACTTCGGCGTCTCGTACACGTTCTACCCGCAGTCGGTGGCCAGCATGGTCTCCACGGCGCTGCCGTACACGATCGGGCTGGTCGGGATCGTCACGATCCTCGCCTTCGTGATCGGCACGCTGATCGGCGTGGCGGCCGCCTGGCGGCGAGGGACCTGGCTCGACAGCCTGCCCACGCTGACCGGTTCCTTCCTCAGCACCTTCCCGTACTTCTGGACCGCGCTGCTGCTGCTGTTCTTCCTCGGCTACGTGCTGCACTGGTTCCCCACCACCGGTGCCTACGCGGCCACGACGACCCCCGGCTTCACCTGGGCGTTCATCTCCGACCTGGCGATGCACGCGGTGCTCCCCGCGCTCACGATCCTGCTCACCTCACTGGGCGGCTGGATCATCGGCATGCGCAACGCGATGATCAACACGCTCGGTCAGGACTACGTGACCTTCGCCGAGGCGAACGGGCTGCGCGGTCGCACGATCGCCCTGCGCTACGCCGCGCGGAACGCGATCCTCCCCAACCTCACCGGCTTCGGGCTCACGCTCGGCGGCGTGGTGGGTGGATCCATCCTCGTGGAGCAGGTGTTCGGCTATCCGGGCATCGGATATCTGCTGTTCAACGCCGTGATCGGGCAGGACTACCCGCTCATGCAGGCGCTCTTCCTGATGATCACCGTGAGCGTGCTCATCGCCAACTTCCTCGTCGACATCCTGTACGGCGTGCTGGACCCAAGGACTCGCCGATGA
- a CDS encoding ABC transporter substrate-binding protein yields MSKKHTLRRWRRAAIVALAATAVALSGCSIQITSQPDPSIGADTMLINADKGNPFFTKNFNPYLTNTRTASRWIYEPLILVNPLDGTLNPWLATEWSQPDARTIVMTIRDDVQWSDGEDLTPDDVAFTFQLLQDNPSLDIKGAWQHLESVETEGDDVILHLQGEDAPSLSILGQTMIVPEHLWADVKDPGTFRNEDPVGTGPFVLGNYNDQQYSMDKNPDYWQADSIEIEHIILPATNSQLDTVSRGYDWAYAFISDVEGTWGAASDHNAWWFPPGGVIALMPNLEVAPFDDVNVRRGIALALDREEIAETASEGYMEPAGQTGLILPNQEQYLDPDIPDQGMITQDADAALASFAEAGYTLDGDRLVGEDGEQLEFALTTANGFTDWTRAAQTVQSQLAEVGVKVTLRLPQPAGYQSAISNGDFEMAIGGMGNGDVYQAYNNLLSSEFYVPSGEATSNNFERYRSDEADALLTEYRATVEPQRQAEIVRELQGIVYDDLPVIGLYYGGIWGLFSDAKFTGWPSADDPYMIPQNYDSAPLMIFTKLKLVKEGDR; encoded by the coding sequence GTGTCGAAGAAGCACACGCTCCGACGGTGGCGCAGAGCCGCGATCGTAGCTCTGGCGGCCACGGCCGTCGCGCTCAGCGGATGCAGCATCCAGATCACGTCGCAGCCCGATCCGTCGATCGGCGCCGACACGATGCTCATCAACGCCGATAAGGGCAATCCGTTCTTCACGAAGAACTTCAACCCGTACCTGACCAACACGCGCACCGCGTCGCGGTGGATCTACGAGCCGCTGATCCTGGTCAACCCGCTCGACGGGACGCTCAACCCGTGGCTGGCGACCGAGTGGTCGCAACCAGACGCTCGCACGATCGTGATGACGATCCGCGACGACGTGCAGTGGAGCGACGGCGAAGACCTCACTCCCGATGACGTGGCGTTCACCTTCCAGCTGCTCCAGGACAATCCCTCGCTCGACATCAAGGGTGCGTGGCAGCACCTCGAGAGCGTCGAGACCGAGGGCGACGACGTCATCCTGCACCTGCAGGGCGAAGACGCGCCGTCGCTGTCGATCCTGGGGCAGACCATGATCGTGCCCGAGCACCTCTGGGCCGATGTGAAGGATCCCGGCACTTTCCGCAACGAGGACCCTGTCGGCACCGGCCCGTTCGTGCTGGGCAACTACAACGACCAGCAGTACTCGATGGACAAGAACCCCGACTACTGGCAGGCCGACTCGATCGAGATCGAGCACATCATCCTGCCGGCGACCAACTCGCAGCTCGACACCGTCAGCCGCGGCTATGACTGGGCCTACGCGTTCATCTCCGACGTCGAGGGCACCTGGGGGGCGGCGAGCGATCACAACGCCTGGTGGTTCCCGCCGGGTGGCGTGATCGCCCTGATGCCGAACCTCGAGGTCGCCCCCTTCGACGACGTGAACGTGCGTCGTGGCATCGCCCTCGCCCTCGACCGCGAGGAGATCGCCGAGACCGCCTCCGAGGGGTACATGGAGCCGGCCGGTCAGACCGGCCTCATCCTCCCGAACCAGGAGCAGTACCTCGACCCCGACATCCCCGACCAGGGCATGATCACGCAGGATGCGGATGCCGCGCTCGCGTCGTTCGCCGAGGCCGGCTACACGCTGGACGGCGACCGGCTGGTGGGGGAGGACGGCGAGCAGCTCGAGTTCGCCCTCACCACCGCGAACGGCTTCACGGACTGGACGCGCGCCGCCCAGACCGTGCAGTCGCAGCTCGCCGAGGTCGGCGTCAAGGTCACGTTGCGGTTGCCGCAGCCGGCCGGATACCAGAGTGCGATCAGCAATGGCGACTTCGAGATGGCGATCGGCGGCATGGGCAACGGAGACGTGTACCAGGCCTACAACAACCTGCTCTCCAGCGAGTTCTACGTGCCGTCGGGAGAGGCGACATCGAACAACTTCGAGCGCTACCGCTCGGATGAGGCCGACGCGCTGCTCACCGAGTACCGGGCGACCGTGGAACCGCAGCGCCAGGCCGAGATCGTGCGGGAGCTGCAGGGCATCGTCTACGACGACCTGCCGGTGATCGGGCTGTACTACGGCGGGATCTGGGGTCTGTTCAGCGACGCCAAGTTCACCGGGTGGCCCAGCGCCGACGATCCGTACATGATCCCGCAGAACTACGACTCGGCACCGTTGATGATCTTCACGAAGCTGAAGCTCGTGAAGGAGGGCGACCGATGA
- a CDS encoding LacI family DNA-binding transcriptional regulator, whose amino-acid sequence MTKTATVYDVADHAGVSIATVSRVLRSPDAVRPATRERVLDAVTALGYVPSGSARGLAERRTGVLGLYFPGFDAAEEAPPLDVLTPGAAATPPFTVVHDAAEPGEEHHTLLFLDEVLRGAELEAWKQGFVLMIGVGRDDPSRATVRDMAGKVDGLMVLAESVPEDELAGLSRRIPVVVLSGPPRGDHYDHVTVSNTEAMAELTRHVLAQIGDGALAFLAGPEDSPDGAQRWEGFAAAVTEAGRSPAAVTVARGDFTRASGRRAAEQILAQATPSALVAANDQMALGALEVFRAAGLRVPDDVLVTGFDGIEAATLSRPPLTTIRQPMIDLGRAAVQVLARRLERPDAEPLVVHLPLQILLRESSQRLD is encoded by the coding sequence GTGACGAAGACAGCCACGGTGTACGACGTCGCCGACCATGCGGGCGTATCCATCGCGACCGTGTCACGCGTGCTGCGCTCGCCGGATGCCGTGCGTCCCGCCACGCGGGAGCGGGTGCTGGATGCCGTCACGGCGCTCGGCTACGTGCCCAGCGGCAGCGCGCGCGGACTCGCGGAACGCCGCACCGGGGTGCTCGGACTGTACTTCCCCGGCTTCGACGCCGCGGAGGAAGCGCCGCCGCTCGACGTGCTGACCCCGGGGGCTGCGGCCACGCCGCCGTTCACGGTCGTGCACGACGCCGCAGAGCCGGGGGAGGAGCATCACACCCTGCTGTTCCTCGACGAGGTGCTGCGCGGCGCAGAGCTGGAGGCCTGGAAGCAGGGCTTCGTGCTGATGATCGGCGTCGGACGCGACGACCCCTCCCGCGCGACCGTGCGCGACATGGCCGGCAAGGTCGACGGGCTGATGGTGCTCGCCGAGAGCGTGCCGGAAGACGAGCTCGCCGGGCTCTCGCGCCGCATCCCGGTCGTGGTGCTGTCCGGCCCGCCCCGCGGCGATCACTACGATCACGTGACGGTCAGCAACACCGAGGCGATGGCGGAGCTGACCCGCCATGTGCTGGCGCAGATCGGCGACGGCGCGCTCGCCTTCCTCGCCGGCCCCGAGGATTCGCCGGACGGCGCGCAGCGCTGGGAAGGTTTCGCCGCTGCGGTGACGGAGGCGGGGAGATCGCCCGCCGCCGTGACGGTCGCGAGGGGGGACTTCACCCGGGCCTCCGGTCGGCGCGCGGCGGAGCAGATCCTCGCGCAGGCGACGCCGTCCGCACTCGTCGCGGCGAACGACCAGATGGCGCTCGGTGCGCTCGAGGTGTTCCGCGCCGCCGGGCTCCGGGTTCCGGATGACGTGCTGGTGACCGGCTTCGACGGCATCGAGGCGGCGACGCTCTCGCGGCCTCCGCTGACCACGATCCGCCAACCGATGATCGATCTGGGACGGGCCGCCGTGCAGGTGCTCGCGCGTCGTCTGGAGCGCCCGGACGCCGAGCCGCTCGTGGTGCATCTACCGCTGCAGATCCTGCTGAGAGAGAGCTCGCAGCGACTCGATTAG
- the rsmI gene encoding 16S rRNA (cytidine(1402)-2'-O)-methyltransferase: MIILAATPIGNLGDASRRLIEVLENAEVVVAEDTRTTGRLLQALQIANRPRLIALHDHNEKQKAAELAALAAETDVVVMSDAGMPTVSDPGYGLVAEAVAQGVTVTAIPGPSAVLMALAISGLPTDRFTFEGFLPRKPGERRSTLRALASEPRTMVFFESPSRLASSLADMGGAFGDDRRIAVCRELTKFYEEVRRGTASELVAWAEGGVKGEIVVVVEGAPHRDASPEDALAQVQKLVADGIRLKEAASEVAVLTGLSSRDLYQAALAARAK; this comes from the coding sequence GTGATCATCCTCGCCGCCACGCCGATCGGAAACCTCGGCGACGCCTCGCGCCGCCTGATCGAGGTCCTCGAGAATGCGGAGGTCGTCGTGGCTGAAGACACCCGCACCACCGGACGCCTGCTGCAGGCGCTGCAGATCGCCAACCGGCCGCGGCTGATCGCGCTGCACGACCACAACGAGAAGCAGAAGGCGGCCGAGCTCGCCGCTCTCGCGGCCGAGACCGATGTGGTCGTGATGAGCGACGCTGGGATGCCGACGGTCAGCGATCCCGGCTACGGCCTGGTCGCCGAGGCGGTCGCACAGGGGGTCACCGTGACCGCGATCCCCGGCCCGAGCGCCGTGCTGATGGCTCTGGCGATCTCGGGGCTCCCGACCGATCGGTTCACGTTCGAGGGCTTCCTCCCACGCAAGCCGGGGGAGCGTCGCTCCACCCTTCGTGCCCTGGCCTCCGAGCCCCGCACCATGGTGTTCTTCGAATCCCCGTCCCGACTCGCCTCCTCGCTCGCCGACATGGGCGGCGCCTTCGGCGACGACCGCCGCATCGCGGTGTGCCGGGAGCTCACGAAGTTCTACGAGGAGGTGCGCCGCGGAACCGCATCCGAGCTCGTCGCCTGGGCGGAGGGCGGCGTCAAGGGCGAGATCGTGGTGGTCGTCGAGGGCGCGCCGCACCGCGACGCGTCCCCCGAGGACGCCCTGGCCCAGGTGCAGAAGCTCGTGGCCGACGGCATCCGCTTGAAGGAGGCTGCTTCCGAGGTCGCCGTCCTCACCGGGCTCTCCTCGCGCGACCTCTACCAGGCTGCGCTCGCTGCCAGGGCGAAGTAA
- a CDS encoding dolichyl-phosphate-mannose--protein mannosyltransferase produces MTAPVPLLPAPEERLTRYGRLRDRVLLDPDWRRSLRWLAPLVVTAIAAVLRLINIGHPHQLAFDETYYVKDAWSLWTLGYEGTWGEGANDAFVTLQQLPLSEQGSFIVHPPLGKWLIALGMAIGGPDNSAGWRLATALLGTASVLLVYLIAKTLSGSIVVGTVAGLLIALDGLSIVLSRIALLDGILTFFVLLGVLFVLLDRRRTIPLLERRDPEAPDPFWGPILWRRPWLIAAGLALGAACAVKWSGLYVLAAFGLYVVVTDALARRRAGVILWPTDAAFRQGPVSFLLLVFPALAVYLLSWTGWFVTAGGYDRQSDANPLVALWKYHQSMLGFHVGLNSGHPYASPAWEWPFLLRPTAVWVGTDPAPCGVDHCMAVISAVPNPLIWYAGVAAAVFLLYLLVRGWVLRQPVGPEISVPLVGLAATYIPWLLFPERTIFQFYTVVMVPFLVIALAMTLRIIAGRREDPLHRRQSGERTVLIFLVFVVLVSAFFYPVWAGISMPYDFWRLHNWLPGWV; encoded by the coding sequence GTGACCGCGCCCGTGCCCCTGCTGCCTGCTCCCGAGGAGCGGCTGACGCGATACGGCCGGCTGCGGGACCGTGTCCTGCTCGATCCGGACTGGCGCCGCTCGCTGCGCTGGCTCGCCCCGCTCGTGGTCACCGCGATCGCTGCCGTGCTGCGGCTGATCAACATCGGCCATCCGCATCAGCTCGCGTTCGACGAGACCTACTACGTCAAGGACGCCTGGTCGCTGTGGACCCTCGGCTACGAGGGAACCTGGGGCGAAGGGGCGAACGACGCCTTCGTCACCCTGCAGCAGCTGCCGCTCTCGGAGCAGGGCTCGTTCATCGTGCATCCACCGTTGGGCAAGTGGCTGATCGCGCTGGGCATGGCCATCGGCGGACCGGACAACAGCGCCGGCTGGCGCCTGGCCACCGCGCTGCTGGGCACCGCGTCGGTGCTGCTGGTGTACCTGATCGCGAAGACCTTGAGCGGATCGATCGTGGTCGGCACGGTCGCCGGTCTCCTGATCGCGCTCGACGGCCTGAGCATCGTGCTGAGCCGGATCGCTCTGCTCGACGGCATCCTGACGTTCTTCGTGCTGCTGGGCGTGCTGTTCGTGCTGCTCGATCGGCGCAGGACGATCCCGCTCCTGGAGCGCAGGGACCCCGAGGCGCCCGACCCGTTCTGGGGACCGATCCTGTGGCGTCGTCCGTGGCTGATCGCGGCAGGACTGGCGCTGGGAGCCGCCTGCGCCGTGAAGTGGTCGGGCCTGTACGTGCTCGCGGCGTTCGGCCTGTACGTCGTGGTGACCGATGCCCTGGCCCGCCGCCGCGCCGGCGTGATCCTGTGGCCGACCGATGCCGCGTTCCGTCAGGGTCCGGTGTCGTTCCTGCTCCTCGTGTTCCCCGCGCTCGCGGTGTATCTGCTCAGCTGGACCGGATGGTTCGTGACCGCGGGGGGCTACGACCGGCAGAGCGATGCGAATCCCCTGGTCGCGCTGTGGAAGTACCACCAGTCGATGCTCGGCTTCCACGTCGGGCTGAACAGTGGGCACCCTTACGCGAGCCCCGCGTGGGAGTGGCCCTTCCTGCTGCGCCCGACCGCCGTCTGGGTGGGCACGGATCCGGCCCCCTGCGGGGTCGACCACTGCATGGCCGTGATCTCCGCGGTGCCGAACCCGCTCATCTGGTACGCCGGTGTCGCGGCGGCCGTGTTCCTGCTCTACCTCCTGGTGCGCGGCTGGGTGCTCCGCCAGCCGGTCGGACCGGAGATCAGCGTGCCGCTCGTGGGTCTCGCCGCCACCTACATCCCGTGGCTGCTGTTCCCCGAACGCACGATCTTCCAGTTCTACACCGTGGTCATGGTGCCGTTCCTGGTGATCGCGCTCGCCATGACGCTGCGCATCATCGCCGGGCGCCGAGAGGACCCGCTGCACCGGCGACAGTCCGGAGAGCGGACGGTGCTGATCTTCCTCGTGTTCGTGGTGCTGGTCTCGGCGTTCTTCTACCCGGTGTGGGCGGGCATCAGCATGCCGTACGACTTCTGGCGCCTGCACAACTGGCTGCCGGGCTGGGTCTGA
- a CDS encoding Lrp/AsnC family transcriptional regulator, with translation MRIDRLDAELIRLLTESPQLPLLECARRLGIARGTATSRLARLHEGGVIEAIVPRIDPSGFGYGVVAFCLVEIDQKVGHDEVATALADAVPEIVDMHTVTGASDMQLRLVARDATQLQEVLDRVALVPGVARTASSIAMRTHLSGRVLPLVEHVAGDEPVTR, from the coding sequence ATGCGCATCGACCGCCTCGACGCCGAGCTCATCCGCTTGCTCACGGAGTCCCCGCAGCTGCCGCTGCTGGAGTGCGCGCGGCGGCTGGGGATCGCCCGTGGCACGGCCACCAGTCGTCTCGCCCGCCTGCACGAGGGCGGGGTGATCGAGGCGATCGTGCCGCGCATCGATCCGAGCGGCTTCGGCTACGGCGTCGTGGCGTTCTGCCTGGTCGAGATCGATCAGAAGGTCGGGCATGACGAGGTCGCGACGGCGCTCGCCGACGCGGTGCCGGAGATCGTCGACATGCATACCGTCACCGGAGCCAGCGACATGCAGCTGCGGCTGGTCGCCCGCGACGCCACGCAGCTGCAGGAGGTGCTCGACCGTGTCGCCCTGGTACCGGGGGTGGCCCGCACCGCCTCATCGATCGCGATGCGCACGCACCTCTCCGGGCGGGTGCTGCCGTTGGTCGAGCACGTGGCCGGAGACGAGCCCGTCACGCGCTGA
- a CDS encoding amino acid permease: protein MTDVPVTTTTTKGLHPGLTRRQISMMGLGGAIGAGLFVGSGQAIGLAGPAVLISYLVAGGIVILVMAMLAEMVAARPSSGAFSSYAQKAMGRSAGSAVGWLYWIQLVVVIAAEATGAAGIVADWVPGIPAWLWVLIFVVALTAVNLFGVSNYGRFEFWFAAIKVAAIIAFLVVGVCAIIGLIPGVAATGISNLFDHGGFAPNGMTGIAAALLIVVFAFGGTEVVAIAAAESDDPARNIRRIVREVLVRILIFYIGSIFVIVAVLPWNSPAVLDGPFSAVLATLHVPGVDLVMSLIVVVALLSAMNANIYGASRMAFSLGERGLAPQGITRTSLKGVPFVAVLASVAFGFVTVGLNWAFPDVVLPALLNVVGSTLLVIWTATALAQIILRRRADRDGVDMPMRMWGFPWLSWLCLALLAGVIALAMVDQAARIQLLLTLGLTAVLLIVARLTRGAARVGVARE from the coding sequence GCGATCGGTCTCGCCGGTCCCGCTGTGCTGATCTCGTACCTGGTCGCCGGCGGGATCGTGATCCTGGTGATGGCGATGCTGGCCGAGATGGTGGCAGCGCGTCCCAGCTCCGGTGCCTTCAGCTCCTACGCGCAGAAGGCGATGGGGCGCAGCGCCGGCAGTGCGGTCGGATGGCTGTACTGGATCCAACTCGTCGTGGTGATCGCCGCCGAGGCCACGGGAGCAGCGGGCATCGTCGCCGACTGGGTACCGGGCATCCCGGCATGGCTGTGGGTGTTGATCTTCGTGGTCGCCCTGACCGCGGTCAACCTGTTCGGGGTCAGCAACTACGGCCGCTTCGAGTTCTGGTTCGCGGCGATCAAGGTCGCCGCGATCATCGCGTTCCTCGTGGTGGGTGTGTGCGCGATCATCGGACTGATCCCGGGCGTCGCGGCGACCGGTATCAGCAACCTCTTCGACCACGGCGGATTCGCCCCGAACGGCATGACCGGCATCGCGGCCGCGCTGCTGATCGTGGTCTTCGCGTTCGGCGGCACCGAGGTCGTCGCGATCGCCGCCGCCGAATCCGACGACCCGGCCCGCAACATCCGCCGGATCGTGCGCGAGGTGCTCGTGCGCATCCTGATCTTCTATATCGGCTCGATCTTCGTGATCGTGGCGGTGCTGCCCTGGAACTCGCCCGCCGTGCTCGACGGACCGTTCTCGGCCGTGCTCGCCACGCTGCACGTTCCGGGCGTCGACCTGGTGATGTCGCTCATCGTCGTGGTGGCGCTGCTGTCAGCTATGAACGCCAACATCTACGGCGCCTCGCGCATGGCGTTCTCGCTCGGCGAGCGCGGTCTCGCCCCGCAGGGCATCACCCGCACGAGTCTCAAGGGCGTGCCCTTCGTGGCCGTGCTCGCGTCGGTGGCCTTCGGCTTCGTGACGGTGGGCCTGAACTGGGCGTTCCCCGATGTGGTGCTGCCGGCGCTGCTGAACGTGGTCGGATCCACCCTGCTCGTGATCTGGACGGCGACGGCGCTCGCGCAGATCATCCTGCGCCGGCGGGCCGACCGCGACGGTGTCGATATGCCGATGCGCATGTGGGGCTTCCCCTGGCTGTCATGGCTGTGCCTGGCGCTGCTCGCCGGTGTCATCGCGCTGGCGATGGTCGATCAGGCAGCCCGCATCCAGCTGCTGCTGACGCTCGGGCTGACGGCGGTGCTGCTGATCGTGGCCCGCCTCACACGCGGTGCGGCACGCGTCGGGGTGGCCAGGGAGTAG